The Athene noctua chromosome 13, bAthNoc1.hap1.1, whole genome shotgun sequence genome has a segment encoding these proteins:
- the TARS3 gene encoding threonine--tRNA ligase 2, cytoplasmic has translation MAGAEVAALRLSRQERELRWLTAEVGRLKGQEAPCGPGTCSPELQRLRVENEKLRYRLLHLRRSLAAELGRAAPEEQRPPGPAAAEPPDRGEKVSSASPTVAVNQNTEEKNKENEAVNRHQNDLQCEPSFIEDRLKLYEALKKEHDALLAYRAANQSKPIKIILTDGKMAEGESWKTTPYQLAVGISQVLASNAVIAKVNGELWDLDRPLEGDCALELLMFDNEEAKAVYWHSSAHILGEAMEGYFGGCLCYGPPIENGFYYDMYIEDRGVSSTEFPLLENRCKNIIKEKQAFERLEVKKEILLDMFKYNKFKCRILNEKVNTPTTTIYRCGPLIDLCRGPHVRHTGKIKALKIFKNSSTYWEGKSDMETLQRIYGISFPDNKMLKEWEKFQEEARNRDHRKIGKEQELFFFHDLSPGSCFFLPRGAFLYNTLVDFIREEYHRRNFTEVVSPNIFNSKLWEVSGHWQHYSENMFSFEIEKETFALKPMNCPGHCLMFAHRPRSWREMPLRLADFGVLHRNELSGTLSGLTRVRRFQQDDAHIFCTIEQIEEEIKGCLDFLKSVYAVFGFTFQLNLSTRPENYLGELEIWDHAEKQLQNSLNNFGEQWHLNPGDGAFYGPKIDIKIKDAIGRYHQCATIQLDFQLPIRFNLTYVGKDGDDKKRPVIIHRAILGSVERMIAILAENYGGKWPFWLSPRQVMVVPVGPTSEEYAQQVCSEFFEAGFMSDVDLDQSCTLNKKIRNAQLAQYNFILVVGEKEKANNAVNVRTRDNKVHGEISVSSAIEKLRKFKSSHIPNAEEEF, from the exons ATGGCGGGCGCGGAGGTGGCGGCGCTGCGCCTGTCGCGGCAGGAGCGGGAGCTGCGCTGGCTGACGGCGGAGGTCGGCCGGCTGAAGGGGCAGGAGGCGCCGTGCGGCCCCGGGACCTGCAGCCCCGAGCTGCAGCGGCTGCGGGTCGAGAACGAGAAGCTGCGCTACCGCCTCCTGCACCTGCGCCGCAGCCTGGCGGCCGAGCTGGGCAGGGCCGCGCCAGAGGAGCagcggccgccgggccccgccgcggcggagcCTCCAGACCGCGGCGAG AAAGTCTCCAGTGCAAGTCCAACTGTTGCAGTGAAtcaaaatacagaggaaaagaacaaagaaaatgaagctgtGAACCGACATCAGAATGAT CTACAGTGTGAGCCAAGCTTCATAGAAGACAGACTGAAGCTTTATGAAGCACTGAAAAAAGAACATGACGCTTTGCTAGCTTACAGAGCAGCCAACCAGAGCAAACCTATCAAAATTATTCTGACAGATGGAAAGATGGCTGAAGGGGAATCTTGGAAAACCACACCATATCAGTTAGCTGTAGGAATTAG tCAAGTGTTGGCTTCAAATGCAGTCATAGCCAAAGTGAATGGTGAATTGTGGGACCTGGATCGTCCACTGGAGGGAGACTGTGCTCTGGAGCTGCTTATGTTTGATAATGAAGAAGCAAAAGCT GTTTATTGGCATTCAAGTGCTCATATTCTTGGAGAAGCCATGGAAGGTTATTTTGGGGGCTGCTTATGCTATGGACCACCAATTGAGAATGGATTTTATTATGACATGTATATTGAAGATAG AGGTGTTTCTAGTACTGAATTCCCACTACTCGAGAACCGCTGTAAAAATATCATAAAAGAGAAACAGGCTTTTGAAAGGCTGGAAGTCAAAAAGGAGATCCTGTTAGACATGTTTAAG TATAACAAGTTTAAGTGTCGTATCCTTAATGAGAAAGTGAACACACCAACTACCACAATATACAG ATGTGGTCCGCTGATTGATCTCTGCAGGGGTCCACATGTGAGACACACTGGAAAAATTAAGGCCCTTAAAATATTTAAG AATTCCTCTACATATTGGGAAGGGAAATCTGACATGGAAACTCTGCAAAGAATATATGGAATATCCTTTCCTGATAACAAAATGTTGAAGGAATGGGAAAAATTCCAGGAAGAAGCCAGAAACCGGGACCATAGGAAAATTGGAAAG GAGCAAGAACTCTTCTTCTTTCATGATTTGAGTCCTGgaagctgcttcttcctccccaggGGTGCCTTTCTTTATAACACACTTGTGGATTTCATACGA GAGGAATATCACAGGCGTAACTTTACTGAAGTTGTATCTCCAAACATCTTCAACAGTAAACTCTGGGAAGTTTCAGGACACTGGCAGCACTACAGTGAAAATATGTTCTCTTTTGAGATTGAGAAGGAAACTTTCGCCCTTAAACCCATGAATTGTCCAGGACATTG CTTGATGTTTGCCCATCGTCCACGATCCTGGAGGGAAATGCCTCTTAGACTTGCAGACTTTGGAGTTCTTCACCGAAATGAACTCTCTGGGACTTTAAGTGGCTTGACTCGTGTAAGGCGCTTCCAACAAGATGATGCTCACATCTTTTGCACAATAGAAcag attgaagaagaaattaaggGCTGTCTTGATTTCTTGAAGTCAGTGTATGCGGTCTTTGGTTTTACCTTTCAACTAAATCTTTCTACAAGACCAGAAAATTATCTAGGAGAGTTAGAGATCTGGGATCATGCAGAAAAG CAACTTCAAAACAGCTTGAATAACTTTGGAGAGCAATGGCATTTGAATCCAGGAGATGGAGCATTTTATGGTCCTAAG ATTGATATTAAAATCAAAGATGCTATTGGCAGGTACCATCAATGTGCTACTATCCAACTTGACTTCCAACTACCCATTCGATTTAATCTTACTTATGTTGG TAAGGATGGCGATGATAAGAAAAGACCAGTGATTATTCACAGAGCTATTTTGGGATCTGTGGAGAGAATGATAGCTATTCTAGCAGAAAATTACGGAGGAAAATG GCCATTCTGGCTGTCTCCACGGCAGGTCATGGTTGTGCCTGTGGGACCTACTTCTGAAGAGTATGCCCAGCAG gtttgcAGTGAATTTTTTGAAGCAGGATTTATGTCAGATGTGGATCTAGATCAAAGCTGCACATTAAAcaagaaaatcagaaatgcaCAGCTGGCCCAATACAACTTCATCTTAG TTgttggagaaaaggagaaagcgAACAATGCTGTCAACGTGCGAACAAGAGACAACAAAGTTCATGGAGAGATTTCAGTATCTTCTGCTATTGAGAAACTCAGGAAATTTAAGAGTTCACATATTCCAAATGCAGAAGAAGAATTCTGA